In the Myxosarcina sp. GI1 genome, AACAGCAGGAGGAGCAACTTTTGTCGATATTGCTGCCGAACCTACTCTAGTAAAATATATTCGCGGTTTAACCGATTTACCGATTTGTGTATCCGCCGTCGAACCAGAACTATTTGTCGGTGCAGTAGCAGCGGGGGCTGATTTAATTGAAATTGGTAATTTTGATAGCTTTTATGCGTCGGGAAGACGTTTTGAAGCCCCAGAAGTATTAGAGTTAACCCAAAAAACTCGCGCCTTACTACCCGAAATTACTCTTTCAGTTACGGTGCCTCACATTTTAGCTTTAGACGAACAGGTAAAATTAGCAGAAGATTTAGTAAAAGCTGGTGCAGATCTAATCCAAACTGAAGGCGGTACGAGTATTAAACCCGTTCATCCAGGGGTTAGGGGGTTAATAGAAAAAGCTGCCCCAACTCTGGCAGCGGCTCACAGCATCTCTCACGCTGTAGAAGTACCCGTACTTTGTGCTTCGGGTTTGTCTAGCGTTACCGTACCTATGGCGATCGCCGCAGGTGCTTCTGGCGTTGGTGTTGGTTCGGCAATTAACCAGCTAAATAGCGAAGTGGCAATGATTGCCGCAGTTCGCAGTTTGGTTGAAGCACTCCGACAAACTCCTGTTTCTGTTGCTAGTAATTAAAAGGTAATGGGTAATGGGTAATAGGTAATAAGTAATTATCTTGACTTTACTATTTTCCTAAAGCTTAGAGCCTAGAGCCTATTTCTAACAAACAATCTTTCAAACTATAAGCAACCTGCTGTTGTTCTTCGGGGGTAATACCAGGGAACAGCGGTAAAGATAATACTTCACGGGCAGCTCGTTCGCTAACGGACAGTTGCCCTTCTTTGTAGCCCAAATTTTGATAGACGGGCTGTAAATGTAGGGGTAGGGGATAATAAACCATTGCAGTTACGCCCTTATTTTGTAGCAGTTCTCGCAGGCGATCGCGTCTGCTGTCTTCTCCTCTAACTGCGACACAAATTGTATATTGATTCCAGACGTTTTTACCTTCTGGCAGGGCAGAGGGTAGTTTGATTTCAGTAACAGGCTGTAACAACTTCTGATAGTAAGCAGCGGCGGTAATACGCTGTTGGTTCCAATTATCTAAATAGCGTAATTTAATACTTAGAATCGCAGCCTGTAGGGCATCGAGGCGGCTATTGATTCCCGTAACTTCGTGAAGATAGCGTGTATGACAGCCATGTTCTCTAAGAACTTTTACCTGTCGGGAGATCGCACCATCGTTAGTAGTCAATGCCCCAGCGTCACCACAAGCACCCAAATTTTTAGTAGGGAAAAAGCTAAAGCAGCCCACATCGCCAATACTACCTACTTTTTGCTGCTGCCATTCTGCTCCTGTCGCCTGAGCGCAGTCTTCAATAACTTTAAGATTGTATTCTCTGGCAATCTTCATTAAACCAGTCATATCGACTGGCTGTCCGAATAAATGAACGGCAATAATAGCTTTAGTCTTTTTGGTAATTGCCTGTCGCACCAAATTTAAATTAAAGTTAAACGTATTGTCGATATCGACAAATACGGGTTTGGCACCAACTCGAACAATTACTTCTGAGGTGGCGATAAAAGTAAAAGATGTAGTTATTACTTCATCTCCCGCACCTATATTTAAGGCTCTCAATGCCATATAAAGTGCGTCGGTACCAGAATTACAGCCCACACATTCGTTTACGCCCAAATATTGGGCAAATTGTGATTCAAAAGTAGTTATCGCCTCTCCGCCAATATAACGCCCCGAACTAAGAATTTTTAATACAGCTTCCGTAGCTTCTTCACTAATTAACTGATGTTGTCTGGTTAAATCGACAGGTGGAATTTTATTCACTCGCTTTAGCTGAGAATTTTTATATAGATGATAAAAGATTATTATTCAATATGTTAGAAATTTAGTTATTCAATCGAGTTTTGGGGTTATGGAATCAGAAGAATATCAGAACGATCGCTCTATGTCTAAAATAGAAACGCTCAGTCTATTAAACGATACAATCGATCGCTTACAAACTATTGCCAGAGAGATCGAAACCAAATCTTCTGAAGAGTTACCAAATTTGGCATCGGTAAAAACTTTGGCGCAAACTATTGAAAATTTTGAAGTTGCGGTTAAAAATCCTCAAAACCCCGAACTTGCTAATAGGGTTGCACCGCCACCTCAGTCGCGGGTGTCAAAGCAAAAACCACTACCGTCTCGTAAGCATGCAAGAAATAATCGGCGTAACATTGCAATTTTGTCTGGTGTAGTTATCATTATCGTGGCAGGGTTTTGGTTTTGGCTATCGCCAGAACCCCTCGGGTTTTTAACTCGGCAGTCTCCACAGCCAGAAATTATCGAGGAAGTTAAAGATCTTCCCGAAGCAACTGTACCCGCTCCAGAAATTGCCGAAAATCCTGTTGTTCCAACCCCAGAACCCCCTCCTGCTACAGAACCTATTGAAGAACGCGAACCAGAAATTCCTAACACTACTATTCCTTTAGAACTAACTGCCCCTGGAGATTCAGAAGAACTATTGCTTAAAACTGTCGAACCGCAGCTACAGTTAACGCCAGAGCAAAGTTTGGTTGCTGCGGTAAGAGAAAGAGTTACCGAAATAACTCAAGACTATTCAGAAAACCTGATTTTATCAGTGCGAGCCGATTTTATCGACAGTAAGTTATTAATCAATGTTGGTAATGACTGGTACGAACTTAGCGATTCTCGTCAGAGTAAACTAGCAGATGAAATATTGGAGCGATCGCGCAAATTAGATTTTCAAAAATTAGAACTTAAAGATGCTGACGATAATCTGATTGCCCGCAGTCCCGTAGTCGGCGATCGCGCTATTATCTACAGACAACAGCAGGCGATCGATAGCGAGGATTAATTTATCATTGCGCCACTTTCTTTTACAATAACTCTGGAGAAATTCATAGGGATTA is a window encoding:
- a CDS encoding DUF561 domain-containing protein; the encoded protein is MIVNSQLASAFKQKKALKVISGLNNFDRQRVAAVVSAATAGGATFVDIAAEPTLVKYIRGLTDLPICVSAVEPELFVGAVAAGADLIEIGNFDSFYASGRRFEAPEVLELTQKTRALLPEITLSVTVPHILALDEQVKLAEDLVKAGADLIQTEGGTSIKPVHPGVRGLIEKAAPTLAAAHSISHAVEVPVLCASGLSSVTVPMAIAAGASGVGVGSAINQLNSEVAMIAAVRSLVEALRQTPVSVASN
- a CDS encoding DegT/DnrJ/EryC1/StrS aminotransferase family protein — translated: MNKIPPVDLTRQHQLISEEATEAVLKILSSGRYIGGEAITTFESQFAQYLGVNECVGCNSGTDALYMALRALNIGAGDEVITTSFTFIATSEVIVRVGAKPVFVDIDNTFNFNLNLVRQAITKKTKAIIAVHLFGQPVDMTGLMKIAREYNLKVIEDCAQATGAEWQQQKVGSIGDVGCFSFFPTKNLGACGDAGALTTNDGAISRQVKVLREHGCHTRYLHEVTGINSRLDALQAAILSIKLRYLDNWNQQRITAAAYYQKLLQPVTEIKLPSALPEGKNVWNQYTICVAVRGEDSRRDRLRELLQNKGVTAMVYYPLPLHLQPVYQNLGYKEGQLSVSERAAREVLSLPLFPGITPEEQQQVAYSLKDCLLEIGSRL